One stretch of Chryseobacterium fluminis DNA includes these proteins:
- a CDS encoding FG-GAP-like repeat-containing protein has translation MRNIYLIAFFFLLTQFNAQAVGETIGDFSVSSTGGANYTILIANLPSVKNAVPNISLNYSSQSKNGIAGWGWNISGVSSITRISATKFHDGVIDEVNYNDNDRFALDGQRLILKSGTYGGDGAEYQTENYSNVKVISYGVSSYGVNYSPSYFIVHYPNGSTATYGNHPDSQNQLEWKVNHIDDIKYNRIEFSYFKENNNIYLSSVKYGGNSSVGSNPMNIINLVYKNRTRNEQMYVYGSTSYVTTKKLDRVEVLGNGWLFRKYQLTYDTTSLGYERLTQVQEFNGNGESVKPIIFEYDTTENGIINNPNATIINVSPAYDSNNWKYLAGYFDNDASIDFFTYPDSKDKLYRFNSSQLLATHTNVSGNLINVEKFSDIFSTKLLLTNNKFNNLDAVTTIGTGDIINDQEVIKVNNYISNSGYSSLDLTYTKTYNFPTYTNSNCFGGAGGQQDRQAKVPKRYFSGDFNGDGLSDILTITLPYQYRYVADCSKENSNAKNVPAGCCTKYGNVDYSQTYLLDLTHNSPQTPVNIGVNYVVKSSSRIYVGDLEGDGKAELFIMNEGQLYVYGMKNGAFAQKATFSSNLINPDYPYYLADFNGDGKTDIIIPTANASTNWYFIISNGQYFSGTVKDIGTNYFKPQVINTCYPNVPCGIMLQQYYYTFTDINGDGKADMFYHDILTPHNEPGAGTAEIAPYLTYGDNYTIRERGGVKYNMNLDINGLPAFSSYIEGWQNNYTHGGATNKGTPIFLSSPSIANQNLDYAFFGGDKIKYISFKKDNRVDTSLKRIKENDLVTNITYDAVMNNGASSGTYISDDSEQYPTVSLNIAPSIKLVKKIEKSFNGESKIQEYRYKGAVVNMEGLGFIGFKGLARSSVYGASVQPLWTISLQNPQKRGAVTESYVLKSVVDFNSPATFISKTITTYNTTLSPDKVFINLPAQVQQTDNLSGVTTNQYYDIYDTYNNPKKTRNVATGGEKTTLIDYEDNPSGIGNQYYIGRPVKKTETQTLGNDTFSTEELFSYTHGLLSQSKKKGNNTDYISEDFVYDAFGNNIEKTLSATGVSSRTEKNQYDPSGRFAIRTTNIQGISTSYNYDSAFGLLLSTTNHLNQTLSYTYDNWQRKVQDKDIYNNITQYSYEWITSGDFSGGIKLKVTEATGATKETLSDNWGRIRVERGLSLHDKWIEKRTDYDILDQPFKVSEPYFSISTPGKWTLTEYDDYGRIVKTTYPSGKIITSSYNGLSATVVDGQKTQTITKDSWGNKIRMSDNGGNYLYLLCQWRFKIFKLCRAHRKH, from the coding sequence ATGAGAAATATATATTTGATTGCCTTTTTCTTTTTGTTAACGCAATTCAATGCCCAAGCTGTTGGGGAGACGATAGGTGATTTCTCTGTATCTTCAACAGGAGGCGCCAACTATACCATACTTATTGCCAATCTTCCAAGTGTAAAAAATGCAGTACCCAATATCTCTTTAAACTATTCCAGTCAAAGTAAAAATGGAATTGCCGGATGGGGATGGAATATTTCAGGAGTATCCTCTATAACCAGAATTTCAGCAACAAAATTTCATGATGGAGTAATTGACGAAGTCAACTACAATGATAACGACAGGTTTGCATTAGATGGTCAGAGATTAATTTTAAAGTCCGGAACATATGGAGGAGATGGTGCAGAATATCAGACTGAAAATTATTCCAATGTTAAGGTAATTTCTTACGGAGTTTCTTCTTATGGAGTAAATTACAGTCCTTCTTATTTCATAGTGCATTATCCCAACGGAAGTACAGCCACTTATGGTAACCATCCTGATTCCCAGAATCAGCTTGAATGGAAGGTCAATCATATTGATGATATAAAATACAACAGGATTGAATTTTCATACTTCAAAGAAAATAATAATATTTATCTGTCTTCTGTAAAATACGGTGGAAATTCGTCTGTTGGATCTAATCCTATGAACATAATAAACCTTGTCTATAAAAACAGGACAAGAAATGAGCAGATGTATGTATATGGAAGTACCAGCTATGTTACAACAAAAAAATTGGATAGGGTTGAAGTTTTAGGAAACGGATGGCTTTTCAGAAAATACCAGCTTACTTATGATACAACCTCATTGGGTTACGAAAGACTAACTCAGGTACAGGAATTTAATGGAAATGGAGAATCTGTAAAACCCATAATCTTTGAATATGATACGACTGAAAATGGAATTATTAATAACCCAAATGCTACGATCATTAATGTTTCACCTGCTTATGATTCCAATAATTGGAAATATCTTGCAGGATATTTTGATAATGATGCCTCCATAGACTTTTTTACTTATCCTGATTCAAAGGATAAACTCTATAGATTCAATTCCAGCCAATTATTAGCTACCCATACTAATGTTTCAGGAAACCTTATTAACGTAGAAAAATTTTCTGATATATTTTCAACGAAACTACTTCTGACCAATAATAAGTTTAATAATCTTGACGCAGTTACTACAATTGGAACCGGAGATATTATTAATGATCAGGAAGTTATAAAAGTTAATAATTATATTTCCAATTCAGGGTACAGTTCTTTAGATTTAACCTATACCAAAACCTATAATTTTCCTACTTATACAAATAGTAATTGTTTTGGAGGTGCTGGAGGGCAGCAGGACAGACAGGCTAAAGTTCCTAAAAGATATTTTTCGGGAGATTTTAATGGCGATGGATTGTCTGACATCCTAACCATTACGCTTCCATACCAATATCGTTATGTTGCCGATTGTAGCAAGGAGAATTCAAATGCTAAAAATGTACCTGCAGGTTGTTGTACGAAATATGGCAATGTAGATTATTCACAAACCTATTTACTGGATTTAACCCACAATTCACCACAAACTCCTGTAAATATTGGAGTCAATTATGTTGTGAAATCTTCTTCCAGAATTTATGTCGGGGATCTTGAAGGGGATGGAAAGGCTGAACTGTTTATTATGAATGAAGGACAGCTTTATGTTTATGGAATGAAAAACGGAGCTTTTGCGCAGAAAGCCACGTTTTCAAGTAATTTAATTAATCCCGATTATCCCTATTACCTCGCAGACTTTAATGGAGATGGAAAAACAGATATAATAATCCCAACAGCTAATGCAAGTACCAATTGGTATTTTATAATATCTAACGGGCAGTATTTTTCAGGGACTGTAAAAGATATTGGAACTAATTATTTTAAACCTCAAGTCATTAATACCTGTTATCCAAATGTTCCTTGCGGGATTATGCTTCAGCAATATTACTACACTTTTACGGATATTAATGGAGATGGCAAAGCAGATATGTTCTATCATGATATCCTTACTCCTCATAATGAACCGGGAGCAGGAACGGCAGAGATTGCACCGTATCTTACTTATGGGGATAATTATACCATTAGAGAACGGGGAGGAGTTAAGTACAATATGAATCTTGATATCAATGGTCTTCCAGCTTTTTCATCTTATATTGAAGGATGGCAGAATAATTATACGCATGGTGGCGCTACTAATAAAGGAACTCCGATATTTTTAAGCAGCCCAAGCATTGCCAATCAGAACTTAGATTATGCTTTTTTCGGAGGAGATAAAATAAAATATATTTCCTTTAAGAAAGATAACAGAGTAGACACCTCTCTGAAAAGAATAAAGGAGAATGACCTTGTAACAAATATTACGTATGATGCTGTTATGAATAATGGAGCATCCTCCGGAACTTATATTTCAGATGATTCTGAACAATATCCAACCGTCAGCCTTAATATTGCCCCATCTATAAAGCTGGTAAAGAAAATAGAAAAAAGTTTCAATGGAGAATCCAAGATACAGGAATACAGATATAAAGGAGCCGTAGTCAATATGGAAGGTTTAGGATTTATAGGCTTCAAAGGACTTGCGAGATCATCTGTATATGGAGCAAGTGTTCAGCCACTCTGGACAATCTCTTTACAGAATCCTCAAAAAAGAGGAGCAGTAACTGAAAGCTATGTCCTGAAGTCTGTCGTTGATTTTAATTCACCAGCCACATTTATATCAAAGACCATTACGACTTATAATACGACTTTATCACCTGATAAAGTTTTTATCAACCTTCCAGCACAGGTACAGCAGACAGACAATTTATCAGGTGTTACAACTAATCAATATTATGATATTTACGACACTTATAATAATCCAAAAAAAACAAGAAATGTAGCTACTGGAGGCGAGAAAACTACATTAATTGATTACGAAGATAACCCTTCGGGAATTGGTAATCAATATTACATTGGAAGACCTGTAAAGAAAACAGAAACTCAAACTTTAGGAAATGATACTTTTTCTACGGAAGAACTCTTTTCTTACACGCATGGTTTATTATCCCAAAGCAAGAAAAAAGGAAACAATACAGACTATATTTCTGAGGATTTTGTATATGATGCTTTTGGTAACAATATAGAGAAAACACTGTCTGCTACCGGTGTTTCTTCAAGAACGGAGAAAAATCAGTATGATCCTTCAGGCAGATTTGCTATCAGAACAACGAATATTCAGGGAATTTCTACTTCATATAATTATGATAGTGCCTTTGGTTTGCTGCTATCAACAACTAACCATTTAAACCAGACATTATCATACACTTATGACAACTGGCAGAGAAAAGTACAGGATAAAGACATTTATAATAATATTACACAATATTCTTATGAGTGGATCACTTCAGGAGATTTTTCGGGTGGAATCAAACTAAAAGTAACTGAAGCAACCGGGGCGACCAAAGAAACTTTATCTGACAATTGGGGAAGAATACGTGTGGAAAGAGGTCTCTCTTTACATGATAAATGGATAGAGAAAAGAACAGATTATGATATTCTGGACCAGCCTTTTAAGGTCAGTGAACCTTATTTTTCTATCTCTACCCCTGGCAAATGGACTCTTACAGAATATGATGACTATGGAAGAATTGTAAAAACTACTTATCCATCGGGAAAAATCATTACTTCTTCTTACAATGGTCTTTCTGCAACTGTAGTTGACGGGCAAAAAACACAAACCATTACAAAGGATTCTTGGGGAAATAAAATAAGAATGTCTGATAATGGAGGAAATTACTTATACCTACTATGCCAATGGAGGTTTAAAATCTTCAAATTATGCAGGGCACATCGTAAGCATTGA
- a CDS encoding T9SS type A sorting domain-containing protein — MEKRLFFIFLLSFTCGELRSQTLTFEYEDGGNQVIRQYCAACPRSQKTSAQDQKTSTQEFPLRIGQIKIYPNPTKDKANLVWSPELGDMIQKVEYVAYNFTQYREIPFSKRENKVTLDLSGQPIGMYVVIFHLNTGEKLTYKVLKQ; from the coding sequence ATGGAAAAAAGATTATTCTTTATTTTTCTCCTGTCCTTCACATGTGGAGAATTAAGATCACAGACACTCACTTTTGAATATGAAGATGGAGGAAACCAGGTGATCAGACAATATTGTGCCGCTTGTCCCAGATCACAAAAAACGTCTGCTCAGGATCAAAAAACCAGCACCCAGGAATTTCCTCTCCGAATCGGTCAGATTAAGATATATCCTAATCCTACAAAGGATAAAGCCAACCTTGTGTGGTCTCCTGAACTGGGAGATATGATTCAGAAAGTTGAATATGTAGCCTATAACTTTACACAATACAGAGAAATCCCTTTTAGCAAAAGGGAAAATAAGGTCACATTAGATTTATCTGGTCAACCTATAGGAATGTATGTCGTCATTTTTCATCTGAATACAGGAGAAAAACTGACCTATAAAGTTTTAAAACAATAA
- a CDS encoding polymorphic toxin type 23 domain-containing protein, protein MEEITYTYYANGGLKSSNYAGHIVSIEQDGWGRNIKLSDPSVGGDYTYLYDNLGQILKEENPKGRTEYTYDQYGRVSKKNVTGDDTDIKVNYSYNAQGLIEAETGTSNGINNSYTYKYDSFYRVSEREENNGIATFKKRYTYDGFGRIKKEIKETLYGSASSIVETENNYASCGMLESMTDSNGKLIWKLNHINEKGQVVSAYFGNGTEINNTYNGNNFLSSVRHKNTVSGIILETHYAFEAVTGLLKSRNNMAVQNGWYENFEYDSLQRLISWADPNGTQSQTYDNYGRINNNSDIGDYKYVDGNRYRKKEINLNLSGNAYYSVNQLQKISYNAYKSPVSIMQDGYEMVKFGYNIHQTRSSSQYNYDKKFLMYGKNKMYSDDSTVEIAGYNYAGKVSGGTRRTRIITYIAGDPYSAPAIYIKDFNGFGEVMSEGIHYLHRDYQGTISAISDQAGKVEERRLFDAWGNLVYFEKDGVKADLKKVDLLIERGYTGHEHFFQVGLIHMNGRMYDPKLHTFLSVDNYIQDPFSTQNYNRFGYVLNNPLMYTDPSGELFWMAILAGAIIGAVTGATSYIGQAIQTGDWNWGQFGMSIVGGAVTGAILGTIAPYAVPTGTLGGFAFAGFAGSFMPSYNMDLGSGFSIGISPSMAFGNSSSLGLSLNMSYHKGRWGLSAGFSIAYQGKAAGSGTSFWERRYSGGIGYDDGRFGLSLYSTTFRGGGFDQRVGGLKIRHGDFSFRYENDGWPFDKKLTGFGFKKIWGDGNDSNRTAALHIGYKQFGIGFNLFTGTRYASSYEENNGHDIQEMEWTNRNGPKYGTFGESYPHGFVEEIGTPYRMGAVYMNVGGMRMGQDSDYFRHSIQDLGAHDINDQPGFPMMSNGYNNYFQYQTINSFTLW, encoded by the coding sequence ATGGAGGAAATTACTTATACCTACTATGCCAATGGAGGTTTAAAATCTTCAAATTATGCAGGGCACATCGTAAGCATTGAGCAGGATGGCTGGGGTAGAAATATAAAACTGTCAGACCCTTCTGTAGGAGGAGATTATACTTATTTATATGATAATTTAGGACAAATCCTGAAAGAAGAAAATCCTAAAGGCAGAACAGAATATACCTATGACCAGTATGGAAGGGTAAGCAAGAAAAATGTTACTGGTGACGACACAGATATAAAAGTAAACTACAGCTATAATGCCCAGGGGCTGATAGAAGCAGAAACAGGAACATCCAATGGGATAAACAACTCTTACACCTACAAATATGACAGCTTCTACCGTGTATCTGAAAGAGAAGAAAACAATGGAATTGCCACTTTCAAAAAACGTTATACTTATGATGGCTTTGGAAGAATAAAAAAAGAAATTAAAGAAACCCTTTATGGTTCTGCTTCCAGTATTGTTGAAACTGAAAATAATTATGCCTCGTGCGGAATGCTGGAAAGCATGACTGACAGCAATGGGAAATTAATCTGGAAGCTGAACCATATTAATGAAAAAGGACAGGTAGTATCAGCCTACTTCGGAAATGGAACAGAAATTAACAATACCTATAATGGAAATAATTTTTTAAGTTCAGTACGTCATAAAAATACGGTAAGTGGGATTATTTTAGAGACTCATTATGCTTTCGAAGCGGTTACAGGCCTTTTAAAAAGCAGAAATAATATGGCTGTTCAGAATGGCTGGTATGAAAATTTTGAATATGATAGCTTACAAAGATTAATATCATGGGCAGATCCTAATGGTACACAATCTCAAACATATGATAATTACGGAAGAATTAACAATAATAGTGATATTGGAGATTATAAATATGTAGATGGAAACAGATACCGAAAAAAAGAAATTAATTTAAATCTATCCGGTAATGCATATTACAGCGTAAATCAACTGCAAAAAATTTCTTATAATGCATACAAAAGTCCTGTCAGTATCATGCAGGATGGGTATGAAATGGTGAAATTTGGTTATAACATCCATCAGACAAGATCATCGTCACAATATAACTATGATAAAAAGTTTTTGATGTATGGAAAGAATAAAATGTATTCTGATGATAGTACTGTTGAGATTGCAGGATACAATTATGCTGGTAAGGTGAGCGGAGGCACTCGCAGAACAAGAATAATCACGTATATAGCAGGTGACCCTTATTCAGCCCCAGCGATATACATCAAAGATTTCAATGGTTTTGGAGAGGTGATGAGTGAAGGCATCCATTATCTGCACAGAGATTATCAGGGAACTATTTCTGCTATTTCAGATCAGGCAGGAAAAGTGGAAGAAAGAAGACTGTTTGATGCCTGGGGTAATTTAGTATATTTTGAAAAAGATGGCGTAAAAGCTGATCTTAAGAAAGTTGATTTGCTCATTGAAAGAGGTTATACAGGTCATGAACATTTCTTTCAGGTAGGATTAATTCACATGAACGGAAGGATGTATGACCCTAAGCTACACACGTTCTTATCAGTTGATAATTATATTCAGGATCCTTTTAGTACCCAAAATTATAACAGGTTTGGATATGTACTGAACAATCCATTGATGTATACTGATCCCAGTGGAGAGTTATTCTGGATGGCTATATTAGCAGGGGCTATTATTGGTGCTGTTACGGGCGCTACGAGTTATATTGGTCAGGCAATACAGACCGGAGACTGGAACTGGGGACAATTCGGAATGTCGATAGTAGGAGGTGCAGTCACCGGCGCCATTTTAGGAACCATTGCACCCTACGCCGTTCCTACCGGTACGTTAGGAGGATTTGCTTTTGCAGGATTTGCAGGATCTTTTATGCCAAGTTATAATATGGATTTAGGAAGTGGCTTTAGTATAGGGATTTCACCCAGTATGGCCTTTGGAAATAGTAGTAGTTTAGGACTAAGCTTGAATATGTCTTACCATAAAGGTCGTTGGGGTCTATCTGCTGGTTTTAGTATCGCTTACCAGGGAAAAGCAGCGGGAAGTGGAACTTCATTTTGGGAAAGAAGATATTCAGGAGGCATTGGATATGACGACGGAAGGTTTGGGCTATCACTATATTCTACAACTTTTAGAGGAGGAGGGTTTGACCAAAGAGTTGGAGGATTAAAAATAAGACATGGTGATTTTAGTTTTAGGTATGAAAATGACGGATGGCCATTTGATAAAAAATTGACTGGTTTTGGTTTTAAGAAAATTTGGGGAGATGGTAATGATAGCAATAGAACAGCTGCTTTACATATTGGATATAAACAGTTTGGAATTGGGTTTAATCTGTTTACAGGTACAAGATATGCTTCTTCTTATGAGGAAAATAATGGACATGATATACAAGAAATGGAATGGACAAATAGAAACGGTCCAAAATATGGAACTTTTGGAGAATCGTATCCTCATGGGTTTGTAGAAGAAATAGGAACTCCTTATAGGATGGGAGCTGTGTATATGAATGTTGGTGGGATGCGGATGGGACAAGATTCTGATTATTTTAGACATAGCATTCAAGATTTAGGTGCACATGACATTAATGACCAACCTGGCTTTCCAATGATGAGCAATGGTTATAATAATTATTTTCAATATCAAACAATAAATTCATTTACATTATGGTAA